A DNA window from Luteolibacter luteus contains the following coding sequences:
- a CDS encoding lamin tail domain-containing protein, producing the protein MKYSFPLAVVLPGLASLASPYAFAGSLLITEIQSNQAAAGVNDFWELTNVGTSAVVLDGYKWDDDSANPNDAAAVTIPVGTSIAPGESIIFTGVAAESFRTWWNISSTVQVVSVASPGLGGGDAVYLFDASGVEVTHLSYAASGYTKSDGGTSAGGHAGLSAGGTATQSLIWDPTFGTTTPRYTNANGTNFGSFASALNAADIGSPGYSGFDNDGPSFALSVEVIPAAFSESAANPAATATVTRTGSTASSVVVNLSSSDTTEATVPATVTIPENEASATFSVTAVNDSSPDGNQTVNITANAVDATAGLATITVQDDGDVLDTDLRLTEIQSNQSSAAAGTEDYWELTNFGDTAVSLEGYTWHDSGRSYSTAQAWALPAGSSIAPGESVIFTSALPADFRAWWGIPSTVQVFQSPTGPGLGKGDGISFFNNNGFELFFFSYDANKFVKSDGLDSTGDHAGLSAGGSADTQALIYDPSSPKSAPRYTFATGATFGTFQATSGADLGSPGRIDKGVDLSTYVRVGRYPLPEPSNTALPAGTPAHNLLGQEASGVAYNWDTDTLFIVGDGGKSVTQVTKTGVLVDTMTLALGSSPQGTDFYDPEGITYLGGGQFVFSEERNRQLVKFTYAAGTTLTRANTQTVAIGTFNDNEGTEGLCYDPQGGGFVALKEINPIGIFATHVDFAASTATNGSATTANSINLFDPALLGMTDVADVFTLPDQRLLVISQEDGKIVNISRSGSISSTLNITADPGDVLSVAEQQHEGLTMDHNGLIYVVNENGGGNINHPELWVYAPATAPNTAPTEIAVTNAMTSIQENTPTGTPLKVGDVVVSDDGLGANVVTIGGPDAAFFQVTGTSLYIKAGTVLDFEAKTSYSITLSVDDSSVGATPDATTSYTLEVIDLDPETLSYPPVIISEIAPWSSGNSAVAEDWIELTNTTNSAIDITNWRVDDNSNSSAAGGAISGITLIKPGESVIVLLEVNAEEIEAKKTAFIATWFGGVAPADLQIGYADASGLGLGSGGDIVNLYDAAGTPQTNVSFGASPAGPVFASFDNGAGLDAAAVSLLSQEGVYGAFKAPGNPNEIGSPGSTGELIISEVAAWGSGNSPAAADWFELTNLGARTINLVGWKVDDSSASPLGGALPLNGVNEVAPGESVIFMETSTPAATTETFLQTWFGANRPSSLQVGNYSGSSIGLSTGGDQVNIYDPTDRLRASVYFAVSDNTAPFASFDNAAGTDASFISKLSLPGVNGAFVAKTDASEIGSPGRIVNSGPLDFALWVEVNGFVSGGPDTDSDGDGLSDGMEFLLNLNPNNSSDANSALVSVPGSAGLELKARLLTGELDLASVLQISSDLEDWTAAIAGIDYTVSAQAANGLATDYTLTVLGAGPSAPGTSPAFGTPNTTAAAGASLGGVRVVNHGLVGTGRLSGESLDSFGETMGASSGLFITGWGFDGSRFNGTFNVLPDRGFNSGTIFSNYAARLHKLDFTFEPYYGTDPVAQGQIVPTYDSTTKFTYQDGATVKFTTGFNPTGTSSLFGQTVGTVTTANGPGGAQESLLSFDAEAVYLFADGSGYVSDEYGTYIARFDAAKKITGITQLPESARPHNSSGGLNFDSIAAPSNGRRNNQGLEGMSVTPDGTRLFALMQSALVQDTNGSQQQTRDNTRLFVFDIVGEKREAPELIGEYVVKLPRFDSNGDGSALDRTAAQSEIVAVGGSAFLMLPRDGNGLGTGINTGNPPAPTVLKSVRLVDFSGASNILGSYDALGNAISPAGVLDPAIKAAASAEVVNMLAPADLAKFGFNTNNTTPDSNTINEKWEGMSLVPDLSTEAPNDFFLFVANDNDFQASNVMMVDGNGALVSQGDARSNAGNGPVTNDAMFFAYRITLDVGSRFFRLNPEN; encoded by the coding sequence ATGAAGTATTCTTTCCCCCTTGCCGTGGTTCTTCCCGGCTTGGCCAGTCTGGCCTCTCCTTATGCCTTTGCGGGCTCCCTCCTCATTACCGAAATCCAGTCGAATCAGGCCGCTGCCGGCGTGAACGACTTTTGGGAACTTACCAATGTCGGCACGAGCGCCGTGGTCCTCGATGGCTACAAGTGGGACGACGACAGCGCTAACCCGAACGATGCCGCTGCGGTCACCATTCCGGTGGGGACGAGCATCGCACCGGGCGAGTCGATCATCTTCACGGGAGTCGCCGCGGAGAGCTTCCGGACCTGGTGGAACATTTCCTCCACGGTTCAAGTAGTTAGCGTCGCCTCTCCCGGACTTGGTGGCGGGGATGCCGTCTACCTGTTTGATGCCAGCGGCGTGGAAGTGACGCATTTGAGCTACGCGGCGAGCGGTTATACGAAATCGGATGGCGGCACTTCCGCCGGTGGCCACGCCGGTCTCTCCGCGGGTGGCACGGCCACCCAATCGTTGATCTGGGATCCCACTTTCGGCACCACGACGCCGCGCTACACGAACGCCAACGGGACGAACTTTGGAAGCTTCGCCTCCGCCCTCAACGCGGCGGATATCGGCTCACCGGGCTACAGCGGCTTCGATAACGACGGCCCTTCCTTCGCCCTTTCCGTGGAAGTCATCCCGGCAGCCTTCTCCGAAAGCGCCGCCAATCCTGCTGCGACCGCGACGGTGACCCGTACTGGCAGCACGGCTTCCAGCGTCGTGGTGAATCTTAGCTCCAGCGACACCACCGAGGCCACGGTTCCGGCCACCGTGACCATCCCGGAGAATGAAGCTTCCGCCACCTTCAGCGTGACGGCTGTCAACGACAGCTCGCCCGATGGCAACCAGACCGTGAACATTACCGCGAATGCGGTGGATGCCACTGCCGGCCTCGCCACCATCACCGTCCAAGACGACGGTGACGTGCTGGATACCGATCTCCGGCTCACGGAAATCCAGTCCAACCAATCATCCGCCGCAGCGGGGACCGAGGACTACTGGGAACTCACCAATTTCGGCGATACTGCCGTTTCCTTGGAAGGCTATACCTGGCATGACTCCGGCCGCTCCTATTCCACCGCGCAGGCATGGGCACTGCCCGCGGGTAGCAGCATCGCTCCCGGTGAGTCGGTTATTTTCACCTCGGCGCTGCCCGCCGACTTCCGCGCCTGGTGGGGCATTCCAAGCACGGTCCAAGTCTTCCAATCTCCGACGGGGCCTGGCCTTGGCAAGGGAGATGGCATCTCGTTTTTCAATAACAACGGCTTCGAGCTCTTCTTCTTCAGCTACGACGCAAACAAGTTCGTCAAGTCCGACGGCTTGGATTCCACGGGTGACCACGCGGGTCTTTCCGCCGGTGGCTCCGCCGATACCCAAGCCCTGATCTACGATCCGAGCTCGCCGAAGAGCGCACCGCGCTACACCTTCGCCACGGGCGCCACCTTCGGGACCTTCCAAGCGACCAGCGGTGCTGATCTCGGCTCACCGGGCCGCATCGACAAGGGGGTGGATCTTTCCACTTACGTGCGCGTGGGCCGCTACCCCCTGCCGGAGCCTTCGAATACGGCTCTTCCGGCTGGCACTCCGGCCCACAACCTGCTCGGTCAGGAAGCATCCGGTGTCGCCTACAATTGGGATACGGACACGCTGTTCATCGTGGGTGACGGCGGCAAGTCGGTCACGCAGGTCACCAAGACCGGTGTCCTTGTCGATACGATGACACTGGCGCTCGGGAGCAGCCCGCAAGGCACCGACTTCTACGATCCGGAAGGCATCACCTATCTTGGCGGCGGCCAGTTTGTTTTCAGCGAGGAGCGCAACCGCCAGCTCGTGAAGTTCACCTATGCAGCCGGCACCACCTTGACCCGCGCGAACACGCAGACGGTGGCGATCGGCACCTTCAATGACAACGAAGGCACCGAAGGCCTTTGCTATGATCCCCAGGGCGGCGGATTCGTCGCGCTGAAGGAAATCAATCCCATCGGCATCTTTGCCACTCACGTCGACTTCGCCGCGAGCACGGCTACCAACGGTTCCGCCACCACGGCCAATTCGATCAATCTGTTCGATCCTGCCTTGCTGGGCATGACGGACGTGGCGGACGTCTTCACGCTGCCCGACCAGCGCCTGCTGGTGATCAGCCAGGAAGACGGCAAGATCGTGAACATCAGCCGCAGCGGCAGCATTTCGAGCACGCTCAACATCACGGCGGATCCGGGTGACGTGCTCTCCGTGGCGGAGCAGCAGCACGAGGGCCTGACGATGGACCACAACGGTCTCATCTACGTGGTGAACGAGAACGGCGGTGGCAATATCAATCACCCCGAACTCTGGGTCTACGCTCCTGCCACCGCGCCGAACACAGCTCCGACGGAGATCGCGGTGACCAATGCGATGACCTCCATCCAGGAAAATACTCCAACGGGCACGCCGCTGAAGGTGGGCGACGTGGTGGTGAGCGATGACGGCCTCGGTGCCAATGTCGTGACCATCGGAGGACCGGATGCGGCCTTCTTCCAGGTCACCGGCACCAGCCTTTATATCAAGGCAGGCACCGTCCTCGATTTCGAGGCGAAGACCAGCTACAGCATCACCCTCAGCGTGGATGACAGCAGCGTGGGCGCCACGCCGGACGCGACGACCAGTTATACGCTTGAGGTGATCGACCTCGATCCCGAGACCTTGTCCTATCCACCGGTGATCATTTCGGAGATCGCTCCGTGGTCCAGCGGCAACAGCGCCGTGGCGGAAGACTGGATCGAACTCACGAACACCACCAACTCAGCCATCGATATCACCAATTGGCGGGTGGACGATAATTCGAACTCCTCGGCCGCGGGCGGAGCAATCAGCGGGATCACGTTGATCAAGCCGGGCGAGTCGGTGATCGTGCTTCTTGAAGTCAATGCCGAGGAGATCGAAGCGAAGAAGACCGCCTTTATCGCCACTTGGTTCGGTGGTGTCGCCCCGGCCGACCTGCAGATCGGCTACGCGGATGCCTCCGGCCTTGGGCTGGGTTCCGGTGGAGACATCGTGAACCTTTATGACGCCGCCGGCACTCCTCAGACCAATGTCAGCTTCGGTGCTTCTCCTGCGGGTCCGGTATTCGCGAGCTTTGACAATGGTGCGGGCCTCGATGCGGCCGCCGTTTCACTTCTGAGCCAAGAAGGTGTCTATGGTGCCTTCAAGGCTCCCGGCAACCCGAACGAGATCGGTTCCCCGGGCAGCACCGGCGAGCTGATCATTTCCGAAGTGGCGGCTTGGGGCAGTGGCAATAGCCCTGCCGCGGCTGACTGGTTCGAGCTCACCAACCTCGGTGCCCGCACCATCAACCTCGTGGGCTGGAAGGTCGATGATAGCTCGGCTTCCCCGCTGGGCGGTGCTCTTCCGCTGAATGGCGTGAACGAAGTCGCTCCGGGGGAATCCGTGATCTTCATGGAGACCTCCACGCCAGCGGCGACGACGGAGACCTTCCTGCAAACTTGGTTCGGAGCCAATCGTCCTTCCTCGCTGCAGGTTGGCAATTACTCCGGTTCGAGCATCGGTCTCAGTACAGGTGGCGACCAGGTCAATATCTACGATCCAACCGACCGGCTCCGTGCCAGCGTTTATTTCGCGGTTTCCGACAACACGGCGCCGTTCGCCAGCTTTGACAATGCGGCTGGGACTGATGCGTCCTTCATATCCAAGTTGAGCCTGCCCGGCGTGAACGGCGCCTTTGTCGCGAAGACCGACGCAAGCGAGATCGGCTCTCCGGGCCGCATCGTGAATAGCGGCCCGCTCGATTTCGCCCTGTGGGTGGAAGTGAACGGCTTTGTTTCCGGCGGTCCGGACACGGATAGCGATGGTGACGGCCTGAGCGACGGGATGGAATTCCTGCTCAATCTGAACCCGAACAACTCCAGCGACGCGAACAGCGCCTTGGTTTCTGTTCCGGGAAGCGCCGGTCTTGAACTGAAGGCCAGGCTTCTCACGGGTGAGCTCGATCTTGCCTCGGTCCTGCAGATTTCCTCGGACCTCGAGGATTGGACTGCCGCCATCGCGGGCATTGATTACACCGTCTCCGCTCAAGCCGCGAACGGCTTGGCCACGGACTACACGCTGACGGTTCTTGGTGCCGGTCCATCCGCCCCGGGAACTTCTCCGGCCTTTGGCACGCCGAACACCACGGCTGCCGCGGGTGCTTCGCTCGGCGGCGTCCGGGTGGTGAACCACGGGCTGGTCGGCACCGGCCGATTGAGCGGCGAAAGCCTCGATAGCTTCGGCGAAACGATGGGTGCTTCCTCCGGTCTCTTCATCACGGGCTGGGGCTTCGATGGCAGCCGCTTCAACGGCACCTTCAACGTGCTCCCTGACCGCGGCTTCAATTCGGGCACGATCTTCTCGAACTATGCGGCCCGCCTTCACAAGCTGGACTTCACCTTCGAGCCATACTACGGAACGGATCCGGTCGCACAGGGCCAGATCGTTCCGACCTATGACTCGACCACGAAGTTCACCTATCAGGATGGAGCGACGGTGAAATTCACTACCGGCTTCAACCCTACGGGCACGAGCTCGCTCTTCGGCCAAACGGTGGGCACGGTCACCACGGCGAACGGCCCCGGCGGGGCACAGGAAAGCCTGCTTAGCTTTGATGCGGAAGCAGTCTACCTCTTCGCCGATGGCAGCGGCTATGTCTCGGACGAGTATGGCACCTACATCGCACGCTTCGATGCGGCGAAGAAGATCACCGGTATCACGCAGTTGCCGGAGTCGGCCCGTCCGCACAATTCATCCGGCGGCTTGAACTTCGATTCGATTGCTGCGCCGAGCAATGGTCGCCGCAACAACCAGGGCCTGGAAGGCATGTCGGTCACTCCGGATGGCACCCGCCTCTTCGCCCTGATGCAGAGCGCGCTGGTGCAGGACACCAATGGCAGCCAGCAGCAGACGCGCGACAATACCCGGCTGTTTGTCTTCGACATCGTCGGCGAGAAGCGCGAGGCGCCCGAGCTGATCGGCGAGTATGTGGTAAAGCTTCCGCGCTTCGACTCGAATGGCGATGGCTCCGCGCTGGACCGCACGGCGGCCCAGTCTGAAATCGTGGCCGTTGGCGGCTCGGCGTTCCTGATGCTGCCGCGGGATGGCAATGGCCTCGGGACGGGTATCAATACGGGAAATCCCCCGGCTCCGACTGTTCTGAAGTCGGTGCGCCTTGTGGATTTCTCCGGTGCTTCGAACATCCTTGGCAGCTACGATGCCCTGGGGAATGCCATCAGCCCGGCGGGGGTGCTGGATCCCGCGATCAAGGCGGCAGCCTCCGCGGAAGTAGTGAACATGCTGGCACCAGCCGACCTCGCGAAATTCGGTTTCAACACCAACAATACAACTCCGGATTCGAACACGATTAATGAAAAGTGGGAGGGCATGTCGTTGGTGCCGGATCTTTCCACCGAAGCGCCGAACGACTTCTTCCTCTTCGTGGCAAACGACAACGACTTCCAAGCCTCCAACGTCATGATGGTGGATGGTAACGGAGCGCTGGTGAGCCAAGGCGATGCCCGCTCGAATGCCGGCAACGGCCCGGTCACCAACGATGCGATGTTCTTTGCCTATCGCATCACGCTGGATGTGGGTTCCCGCTTCTTCCGACTGAATCCGGAGAACTGA
- a CDS encoding gamma carbonic anhydrase family protein, whose protein sequence is MAIERYESFTPSIHPSAYLAASADVIGRVRFAEESSAWYNATIRGDINEIVIGPRSNVQDSAVIHVSDDLGTYLGEFVTVGHSAILHACTVKDEVLVGMGSIVLDGAVIGERSIIGAGALVTGGTVIPPGSLVIGSPAKVVRTLSLDEQAKVKDWAEKYVAQSKKYLARD, encoded by the coding sequence ATGGCCATCGAACGCTACGAATCCTTCACCCCGTCCATCCATCCCAGCGCTTATCTCGCGGCCAGCGCCGACGTGATCGGCCGCGTGAGATTCGCGGAGGAAAGCAGCGCGTGGTACAACGCCACCATTCGCGGAGACATCAATGAGATCGTGATCGGCCCGCGCTCGAACGTCCAGGACAGCGCGGTGATCCACGTTTCGGATGACCTCGGAACGTATCTTGGCGAATTTGTCACCGTGGGCCACTCCGCGATCCTGCATGCCTGCACGGTGAAAGACGAGGTGCTGGTGGGCATGGGTTCCATCGTGCTGGATGGAGCCGTGATCGGGGAGAGATCGATCATTGGTGCAGGAGCCCTGGTGACGGGTGGCACGGTCATCCCGCCCGGCTCGCTGGTCATCGGCTCACCCGCGAAGGTGGTACGGACGCTCTCGCTTGATGAACAAGCGAAGGTAAAGGACTGGGCGGAGAAATACGTCGCGCAGTCGAAGAAGTATCTCGCACGCGACTGA
- the dinB gene encoding DNA polymerase IV, whose protein sequence is MRKIVHIDMDCFYAAIEERENPALRGKPVGVGGRTMRGVLTTANYEARKYGCRSAMPVFKALQLCPQLILVPTRFELYRGVSAQIRAIFGRFTERIEPLSLDEAYLDLSHLNTSGAALAREIRNQIREETGITASAGIAPNKMIAKIASDWNKPDGQHEVREDQVEAFMKDLPIGRIWGVGGKMTAKFQGMGIHSCGDLQQFDKLEMARRFGKWGLELWELCRGIDTREVQPHRIRKSISTENTFRENLSCLEDLRPPMHSMLDELASDLVRYEEREIRSLVVKLKFADFTRTTAEKAHGVLDHSIFEELLAEAWQRGENKPVRLLGVGIRFKDPQERLQMELL, encoded by the coding sequence ATGCGCAAGATCGTCCACATCGACATGGATTGCTTCTACGCGGCGATCGAGGAACGCGAGAATCCTGCCCTGCGTGGCAAGCCCGTCGGCGTGGGTGGGCGGACGATGCGCGGAGTGCTGACCACCGCGAACTACGAAGCCCGGAAGTATGGCTGCCGCTCCGCGATGCCGGTCTTCAAGGCGCTCCAGCTTTGCCCCCAGCTCATTCTGGTCCCCACCCGTTTCGAGCTCTACCGGGGGGTGAGCGCGCAGATTCGCGCGATCTTCGGCCGCTTTACAGAGCGGATCGAGCCGCTGTCGCTGGATGAGGCCTACCTCGATCTTTCCCATCTCAACACTTCGGGAGCCGCGCTGGCTCGTGAGATCCGGAACCAGATCCGGGAGGAAACGGGAATCACCGCTTCAGCGGGGATCGCGCCGAACAAGATGATCGCGAAGATCGCGAGCGATTGGAACAAGCCGGATGGCCAGCACGAGGTCCGTGAGGATCAGGTGGAGGCCTTCATGAAGGACCTGCCGATCGGACGCATCTGGGGTGTGGGCGGAAAGATGACGGCCAAGTTCCAGGGGATGGGCATCCACAGCTGTGGCGATCTCCAGCAGTTCGACAAGTTGGAGATGGCGCGGCGTTTCGGGAAATGGGGCCTCGAGCTTTGGGAGCTGTGCCGGGGAATCGACACGCGCGAAGTCCAGCCACACCGGATCCGCAAGTCGATCAGCACGGAGAATACCTTCCGCGAGAACCTGAGCTGCTTGGAGGACCTGCGACCGCCGATGCACTCGATGCTCGATGAACTGGCGAGCGATCTTGTGCGTTATGAGGAAAGGGAGATCCGTTCACTCGTGGTAAAGTTGAAGTTTGCGGACTTCACCCGTACGACCGCGGAGAAAGCGCATGGCGTGCTGGATCACTCGATCTTCGAGGAACTTCTCGCCGAAGCATGGCAGCGCGGGGAGAACAAGCCGGTGCGGCTGTTAGGGGTGGGCATCCGCTTCAAGGATCCACAGGAGCGGCTACAGATGGAGCTGCTTTGA
- a CDS encoding bifunctional nuclease family protein gives MPDLVRVEPIALLPTPAGCAVFLGDGQKSIVFYIDLAIGASINAALSGEAPARPLTHDLYLLTMEAFGAKVSRAVIVALEKEIYYARLILEAENEIMERKIVELDARPSDCIAIAVRAGAPIFVLRELWERLDDMSTVLQEMKDKGMDLGG, from the coding sequence GTGCCCGATCTCGTCCGCGTCGAACCCATCGCCCTCCTCCCTACTCCTGCCGGCTGCGCCGTTTTCCTCGGCGACGGCCAGAAATCGATCGTGTTCTACATCGACTTGGCCATCGGTGCTTCGATCAACGCCGCACTGTCCGGCGAGGCCCCGGCACGCCCGCTCACACACGATCTGTACTTGCTGACGATGGAGGCATTCGGGGCGAAGGTCAGCCGTGCGGTGATCGTGGCGCTGGAAAAAGAGATTTACTACGCCCGCCTCATTCTCGAGGCGGAGAACGAGATCATGGAGCGCAAGATCGTGGAACTGGATGCCCGGCCGAGCGATTGCATCGCGATCGCGGTGCGGGCAGGAGCCCCGATCTTCGTGCTTCGCGAGCTCTGGGAGCGGCTCGACGACATGTCCACCGTGCTTCAGGAAATGAAGGACAAGGGCATGGACTTGGGCGGCTGA
- a CDS encoding cupin domain-containing protein, with the protein MKRYHHVEFSELPPVECCCGTTRRAFVDQPDAPASAHYLEVKDEPTSHYHLKTTEIYVVLEGEGFLELDGEMVPVKPLSAVMIRPGCRHRAIGKLKILNIPVPKHNDADFYYDESAVKPGDTPVH; encoded by the coding sequence ATGAAGCGTTACCATCACGTCGAGTTCAGTGAACTCCCGCCGGTCGAATGCTGCTGTGGCACCACCCGGCGGGCCTTCGTGGACCAGCCGGACGCACCGGCCTCCGCTCACTACCTCGAGGTAAAAGATGAGCCGACCAGTCACTACCACCTCAAGACGACGGAGATCTACGTGGTGCTCGAGGGTGAAGGATTTCTCGAACTGGATGGGGAAATGGTTCCGGTAAAGCCGCTCAGCGCCGTGATGATCCGGCCAGGTTGCCGCCATCGAGCGATCGGAAAGCTGAAGATCCTGAACATCCCCGTGCCGAAACACAACGACGCCGACTTTTACTACGACGAAAGCGCCGTGAAACCCGGAGACACCCCTGTCCATTGA
- a CDS encoding methyltransferase, with protein MSANPYESERLLAEYLLFHYGSPEEILPAGAPAGMRDALDFAVRTTRHFSLGGVDRTLDLGCAVGRSTYELSRDSAETLGIDFSSSFVRAAAAIADGPQAYQRLDEAHRRTELLARLPAGSHFKGVFFETGDAMDLRADLGDFDRVHAANLLCRLTEPRKLLERLPTLVRPGGELVLATPCTWLGEFTPPENWPAGSTLEWLKEALGADFELIKVADEPFLIRETARKFQWTSSMVTTWRRRLTSAAADAPASLP; from the coding sequence TTGAGCGCGAATCCCTACGAGAGCGAGCGGCTGCTCGCCGAATACCTGCTCTTTCACTACGGCTCGCCAGAGGAAATCCTCCCTGCCGGAGCTCCCGCCGGCATGCGGGATGCCCTCGACTTCGCCGTGCGAACCACGCGGCACTTTTCCTTGGGCGGAGTCGATCGGACCTTGGACTTGGGCTGCGCCGTCGGAAGGTCCACCTACGAGCTTTCCCGCGACAGTGCCGAGACCTTGGGCATCGATTTTTCCAGCAGCTTTGTCCGGGCGGCTGCAGCGATCGCCGATGGGCCGCAGGCCTATCAGCGGCTGGATGAAGCACACCGCAGGACGGAATTGTTAGCCCGCTTGCCAGCCGGCTCGCACTTCAAGGGCGTCTTTTTCGAAACCGGAGACGCCATGGATCTTCGAGCGGACCTCGGAGACTTCGATCGCGTCCACGCCGCCAACCTGCTCTGCCGTTTGACGGAACCCCGGAAGCTTCTGGAGCGACTGCCGACGCTTGTTAGGCCGGGCGGTGAACTGGTTCTCGCGACGCCTTGTACCTGGCTTGGGGAATTCACGCCTCCGGAAAATTGGCCGGCAGGCAGCACTCTGGAATGGCTGAAAGAAGCGCTCGGCGCGGACTTCGAACTGATCAAGGTGGCAGACGAGCCTTTCCTGATCCGGGAGACCGCACGGAAATTCCAGTGGACCAGCTCGATGGTGACAACTTGGCGACGCCGCCTTACTTCCGCAGCAGCGGATGCCCCGGCTTCGCTTCCGTGA
- the tsaB gene encoding tRNA (adenosine(37)-N6)-threonylcarbamoyltransferase complex dimerization subunit type 1 TsaB, producing MPDAARLFIESSTPRASLALLRGSEVLFEESFTGDRSHNALLFAPLERALNCLTAGESLAGVVIGTGPGSYSGTRVGIAAGQGIAMVHGCPAVGLSTLLAVPSAFGGNALAVGDARRGAVWRVATDDVRDAGAEPALCSLEELTEEIRGFQEKGLTVFSLESVARIGLPAEMAATIVPEHPDALHLARAWRNLPSSERGRISELPPQPAYLRPPHVTEAKPGHPLLRK from the coding sequence GTGCCGGACGCCGCGAGACTGTTCATTGAAAGTAGCACGCCCCGTGCCTCGTTGGCCCTGCTGCGTGGCAGCGAGGTGCTGTTTGAAGAGTCGTTTACGGGCGACCGGAGCCACAATGCGCTGCTCTTCGCCCCGTTGGAGCGGGCGCTGAATTGCCTGACCGCCGGTGAAAGCTTGGCTGGCGTGGTGATCGGTACCGGCCCCGGAAGCTATAGCGGTACGCGCGTGGGCATCGCGGCCGGGCAGGGGATCGCGATGGTGCACGGCTGCCCGGCCGTGGGGCTGAGCACCCTGTTAGCCGTGCCTTCCGCTTTCGGAGGAAATGCCTTGGCGGTGGGAGACGCCCGCCGGGGAGCGGTTTGGCGAGTGGCTACCGATGATGTTCGGGATGCGGGGGCCGAGCCCGCGTTATGCAGCCTGGAGGAGCTCACCGAAGAGATCCGCGGTTTTCAGGAGAAAGGCCTGACCGTTTTCTCGCTCGAATCCGTGGCTCGCATCGGCCTGCCCGCGGAAATGGCGGCTACGATCGTGCCGGAACATCCGGACGCCCTGCATCTCGCCAGGGCTTGGCGGAATTTGCCGTCCAGCGAGCGCGGACGCATCTCCGAATTGCCACCCCAGCCTGCCTATCTGCGGCCACCGCACGTCACGGAAGCGAAGCCGGGGCATCCGCTGCTGCGGAAGTAA
- a CDS encoding citrate/2-methylcitrate synthase yields MTDYAKGLEGVIANESALSNVEGAEGRLSYLGYSIDDLVENCCYEEVIFLLHKGRLPKQDELTALEKRLRGDRELPQGVIDFLKNAPKDSNPMDVLRTAVSMLGLYDKRATIGEPKLDLVEEVGLSLVAKVPVIVAAFHRFRKGLELPAAREDLSEAGNFIYQATGNEPTENAIKILDVAYILHADHGMNASTFSARVTIATLSDVYSAVTSAVGTLKGPLHGGANEGVIHMLQEIGDLSKVDEYIEGKLTRKEKVMGIGHRVYKVLDPRAPHLQKLATKLSAELGEPKWIQMSERIAEIMRERKGLNANVDFYSATVYYSLGIPTDLFTPIFAIARTSGWTAQVLEQLRDSRLYRPLTLYVGPKVLSKVPPISER; encoded by the coding sequence ATGACAGACTACGCCAAAGGCCTCGAAGGAGTGATCGCCAATGAATCCGCCCTCAGCAATGTGGAGGGTGCCGAAGGCCGTCTGAGCTATCTGGGTTACTCGATCGACGATCTCGTCGAAAACTGTTGCTACGAGGAAGTCATCTTCCTTCTTCACAAGGGCCGCCTGCCGAAACAGGACGAACTGACGGCACTGGAAAAACGGCTGCGCGGCGACCGGGAACTGCCGCAAGGGGTGATCGATTTCCTGAAAAACGCGCCAAAGGACTCGAATCCGATGGATGTGCTCCGCACCGCTGTCTCGATGCTGGGCCTCTACGACAAACGCGCCACCATCGGCGAGCCGAAGCTGGATCTCGTCGAAGAAGTCGGCCTCTCCCTGGTCGCAAAGGTGCCGGTGATCGTCGCGGCCTTCCACCGCTTCCGCAAGGGCCTGGAACTTCCGGCCGCCCGTGAAGACCTCTCCGAAGCCGGAAACTTCATCTATCAGGCGACTGGCAACGAGCCGACCGAGAACGCCATCAAAATTCTGGATGTGGCTTACATCCTCCATGCCGACCACGGCATGAATGCCTCCACGTTCTCCGCCCGCGTGACCATCGCCACGCTGTCCGATGTTTACTCCGCGGTCACATCCGCAGTCGGCACACTCAAGGGTCCGCTTCACGGCGGCGCAAACGAAGGCGTGATTCACATGCTCCAAGAGATCGGCGATCTCTCGAAGGTGGACGAATACATCGAAGGGAAGCTGACCCGCAAGGAGAAGGTCATGGGCATCGGCCACCGCGTTTACAAGGTGCTCGATCCACGCGCCCCGCATCTTCAGAAGCTCGCAACGAAGCTCAGCGCCGAACTCGGCGAGCCCAAGTGGATCCAAATGTCCGAGCGCATCGCCGAGATCATGCGCGAACGCAAGGGTCTCAACGCAAACGTCGATTTCTATTCCGCCACCGTTTACTATTCGCTCGGCATCCCGACCGATCTCTTCACGCCGATCTTCGCGATCGCCCGTACCTCCGGCTGGACCGCGCAAGTTCTCGAGCAGCTGCGGGATAGCCGTCTCTACCGCCCGCTCACCCTCTACGTGGGACCGAAGGTGCTTTCGAAGGTGCCGCCGATCAGCGAGCGTTGA